In Papaver somniferum cultivar HN1 chromosome 1, ASM357369v1, whole genome shotgun sequence, a genomic segment contains:
- the LOC113297311 gene encoding F-box/kelch-repeat protein At3g23880-like, whose product MDCKLVSKSWNKVISRQQFSQSHLNHCLNNRDSAGGKFTFLFVNNNPLPAYRQFHYLEVYDKTSSSEEQPFHRVTRMKLNPAPFKLYNFVGSCNGLVCLNGCYDNEGVNYEPVYICNPITRECVLLPEFERTDDHGVRLLTGFGYVSKTNEYKVVRMYKFLKEPNFVHAEIYTLGSGKGWRNSGKKFDKDLDLFVSICGVLVNELEWLCWQLKNGKVVAFLLSCEMIIEVPTSISTSWEYKLGVLGGSLSGTYYDRDSNTYDVLLLKKEKENGPFRWTEEFSLSGTHAHEWLGLTCRRALLCWSETKVLVQDLNSVYPKLLVDFKVKCIHQAIPHMNTLVSLKALGEENTNIMETADIPR is encoded by the coding sequence ATGGACTGCAAGTTAGTCTCCAAATCATGGAATAAAGTGATCAGTCGTCAACAATTTTCTCAGTCTCACTTGAATCACTGCCTTAACAATCGTGATTCTGCCGGTGGTAAGTTTACTTTCCTTTTTGTGAATAATAATCCACTTCCTGCATACAGACAGTTTCATTATTTGGAAGTTTATGATAAGACTTCATCTTCAGAGGAACAACCCTTTCATAGAGTTACAAGAATGAAACTAAACCCTGCTCCGTTTAAGTTATATAATTTTGTTGGTTCCTGTAATGGTCTAGTTTGTCTTAATGGGTGCTATGATAATGAGGGGGTGAACTATGAACCAGTTTATATCTGTAATCCCATCACTAGAGAATGTGTGCTTTTACCGGAATTTGAGAGAACAGATGATCATGGTGTTCGATTGTTGACTGGATTCGGTTATGTTTCTAAGAcgaatgagtacaaggttgtgaGAATGTATAAATTTTTGAAAGAGCCCAATTTTGTACATGCTGAGATATACACACTTGGAAGTGGCAAGGGATGGAGGAACTCAGGGAAGAAATTCGACAAAGACCTGGATTTGTTTGTTTCTATATGTGGCGTGCTTGTCAATGAACTTGAATGGCTTTGTTGGCAGCTAAAAAATGGCAAAGTTGTGGCTTTTCTTTTGTCTTGTGAAATGATAATAGAAGTACCTACAAGTATTTCCACTTCTTGGGAGTATAAACTTGGGGTTTTAGGGGGTTCTTTGTCGGGTACTTACTATGATAGAGATTCCAATACTTATGATGTATTGCTActgaagaaggagaaggaaaatGGGCCATTCAGATGGACTGAGGAGTTTAGTCTAAGCGGCACACATGCTCATGAATGGCTTGGCCTTACTTGTAGGCGTGCACTTCTATGTTGGTCAGAGACAAAGGTCCTAGTTCAAGACCTAAACTCTGTATATCCAAAACTGCTTGTGGATTTTAAGGTCAAATGTATACATCAAGCAATCCCGCATATGAACACCTTGGTTTCACTAAAAGCATTAGGAGAAGAAAATACAAACATAATGGAAACAGCTGACATACCAAGATAG